CCTCGCGATAGGTCTGTTTGATGTCCCTTAGCATACTGATTGCTAGTTGTTCACCCAATAGGTTTCCACCTGTTGGTATGCCTAAACCGTCACGATCTGGTGGGGTATTAACACCAGAGGCAGTACCATCTGTGCGCCAATGCATCCCTGCTGCATCCCGAAACAGGGTAATGTTTGCAATTAATTTGTTTAACTCTCCATGAATTGTCAAATCTTCTCCGTTGTATGGCATTAAGTCTTGACCCTGAGCGATGGGAATCACTGGGTTTGGAAATGGACCATCTTGGAATAAAGCTTTGGCAGTAGTGGCTGCGGCTGCGATAAAGACTGAGTGACCACCTGGATACGCGGGATGGGTTGGAGAGCCTTCAGGGAAAGCAATAGGAAGTAACCAAGTACCCTCTTGATCAGAACGGCAGTTATTTCTATTTTGTGTCTGGTTATGCGCCAAGATGCGATCCAGCACTTGAGACTGTCTCCATACCTCTGCGCCTTCTCCAAATAGTTGGTTGAATAAATCGTTGTTGAGTGGGTCGGCTGCAGACGGTGCCAATAAACCTCTGCGGAATAGTTCGAGACGCTGGGCATAAACTTCAGGCCTAAGGCGGCGATGGACACACCACTTTTGGAACCAAGCATGTTTTAAGGCATATACAGATGCTAAAGCTGGCTGAATCGTTACGTCTGGGCCACCTAAACTCCCAAATGGCTCAGCGGTGGTTATTCCCCCATTTACATAGGGACTTGCGTTGGAGATACCAGTTCCTAAGCCAAGCAAAATAATAGTAGACCACAAAGCTGATTGGTAAGGAAAATCGATGTGAACCCATTGCCCTGCATCTCTGAGAGTTATGATACGGCGTTCGCCCACTAAAAGGTCGCTTCCAGTAGGATCAACATTGCCATTATTGACTTGAAACCAACTATCAAAGTCAGTGAGGTAATCCAGTTTCTTTTGGGGATAGCGCTGTAGTTGTCGAATTGGTTGATTGCCAAAATCGAAGTCTTGCAGGAGAAACTGAGAAACATGAGGACCGATAGCGCATCCGGTATATGGGCCTCGGAAGACAGTTTGCGGAGTGCATGAAAACCCAAATTGTTGTTCAAAGCCTAGGGCATTCAAATCTTGGCAAGCGTCAGCAATTACGGAATTACTGGCATATTGATCAAAAGGGACATCCCGGCATAACGCCATCCAATAGCGTTCGACTAAGTCAACTGCAGAATTTCGACTGGAGAAAGTTGGCGCTGCAGCCATTCTTGCTCCATTTGAATCATTTCCAATTAATTGGAATGAATAAGCATTGAGAGGGTTCGCAAGCTTGCGAATACCTCCCCCCAATTGCACGCTTTCGAAGGCATCTTGCGTGCCTGTTTGAATGGCTGAAAGTAGCGAATTAAAAGATAGTTCTTGGACTAAACCATTGTCATTATGACTTAAAGCTTTCGAAAAAGATGCAAAGCCGGGACGACCAAGAGCCTCATATTTAGCTTCATCTCCATTTGCGGGTGGTTGCCCTGTTGCGAACTCTGATAGGGCATTGTCACGAGCAAGATCACGGATCTTTCCGACTTTGTGTCGTCTTGTATCGAAGTCTCGCTCAGATATTACATTAGAGCTTTGATCAGGCTGTGTATCAGAGTCCTGCCCAGGTTGGTAGTTTGTCATAATTACCCTCAAAGTATGTTCAAGAAATAGATGTATTTTGCGAAGAATAGATTTCTCCATGAAGAAATTTCTGATGTTTTTATGTGTTAGCCTAGCCTTGGCT
The Acaryochloris marina S15 genome window above contains:
- a CDS encoding phosphatidic acid phosphatase, whose protein sequence is MTNYQPGQDSDTQPDQSSNVISERDFDTRRHKVGKIRDLARDNALSEFATGQPPANGDEAKYEALGRPGFASFSKALSHNDNGLVQELSFNSLLSAIQTGTQDAFESVQLGGGIRKLANPLNAYSFQLIGNDSNGARMAAAPTFSSRNSAVDLVERYWMALCRDVPFDQYASNSVIADACQDLNALGFEQQFGFSCTPQTVFRGPYTGCAIGPHVSQFLLQDFDFGNQPIRQLQRYPQKKLDYLTDFDSWFQVNNGNVDPTGSDLLVGERRIITLRDAGQWVHIDFPYQSALWSTIILLGLGTGISNASPYVNGGITTAEPFGSLGGPDVTIQPALASVYALKHAWFQKWCVHRRLRPEVYAQRLELFRRGLLAPSAADPLNNDLFNQLFGEGAEVWRQSQVLDRILAHNQTQNRNNCRSDQEGTWLLPIAFPEGSPTHPAYPGGHSVFIAAAATTAKALFQDGPFPNPVIPIAQGQDLMPYNGEDLTIHGELNKLIANITLFRDAAGMHWRTDGTASGVNTPPDRDGLGIPTGGNLLGEQLAISMLRDIKQTYREELGFFEFQGLNGNTVQI